The nucleotide window TTCTCTATCAGGATTTTCTTGTTTGGTTGTGTACCAGGATTGAAGTATCCATTTGGCGTTTCATGCATCAGTTTGCTTTTCATCTGTCTGTAAAGTGGGGCTTTTCTGCTCCTTCTCATCTGCAATGATACTTTGTGTTTGTTCAACATTTGGACTAACCCCATTTTCCACCACAGGCATGTCCCCATTGTTTATCATAACTTTCTCTTCAGGATTATTGACAGGTCTTGGGAGTTCTCTCGATGGCGAGGTTGCCAAGAGCCGGTCAATTCCATTATATAAATTCTTTGCATCCATGATAAGAGCAGTGCCCCCTGGGTAACAGCGATCAAAGCATGTCGCACAATGTGGGTAAGCCACCTACAAATAAAAGGAGTTAGAAAGGATGAAAAGGTAGTGAAAGCCACTCAAAGAGACAATTTAAAGACGAAATTTATTCCCAGTTATTAAGAAGGCACCTCTATAAAAGATCTACAAAGTGAGGAAAAAAGTCCAGATTCATTTTCTCTTAGCATCCGAGTTGCATTGTATCTTAAAAGAGAATCAGAAACAGCTTTCAAGCCCTTAATTAATTCTTAAGCAAGAACAAACTTCAAACTTAATGGGGCACAAGGACGTAGTTCATTCATTGCAGCGGATACACCTAGAGCACCAACAAATGTCTGTCAATGcccaaaaagagaagaaaaaaaaaagatatatatatatatatatatatagagagagagagagagagagagagagagagagagaaatccaCTGAAATATGGAATGGTTTTTCATGCAATTATACAAGTAATCAAGGAATTTGCTTTGTGTCCACAATCTCAGATCATGTAAAATATATGTCAGTTATATCTACATAAATCATGGGTGGTCATTGAACAAAGCTATTTGTTTTACAATATATCATATAAGCAGTTACAGTGTAATTTTGAAGCTTGAATATCTGATCTCATATCTAATGAATCAGCCGTCATGCATTTTAAGGTAGAGAATCTAACAATAACCAAAGATTAAGCCCAAGGACAAAGAGGTCTAAAAACTTGCATCAAACTTACCATTAACAAACACAGCAAGAGGTGGATGTTCCATTAAataagatggtggagtcacatctTCTTGATTTTCTTCACCAAGACTATTGGTTGGAAAGCCAATTGCTGGTAGTGGAACCCAGCGATGTGAATCCAGAACTAACTGGAATAAAAACATCAAGTTAGGAATTACGAATCAATACACAGGTTGCAAGAATGAATAACATGCAAAATAACTGATATCAAGTTCATATGGAAAATTTACAAGCCACtatataaagagaaaaaaaaaaaaaatatatatatatatatatatatatatatatatatatatatatatatatcaaatatcACCAGTTTCCATATACCTGAAAATTTTCAACTGCCGTACTCATATTCTTTGAGAATAAGTTGAGAACAGCTCTGCAAGATAACCAAACTCAACTTTAACCAAGTGAAAAGATGGGGGAAAACACAACAAAAATAGATCTTTACTCTTAAAAAAGTGAGGGAAGCAAGCCCCGAAAATCCAGGCCAACCCAGCAAAGTCCCATGGCACAATACTGCCAATAACACAGATGAATAACATCATCTTCAAATTCTAACCATAGCAAAATGTCAATGTCAAATATTCTCTACCTAAATGCAGGCTTGTTTCACAGTCAGCAGGTCTTCCATGCTGCAACCGCAACCATGCATATAATTTCGAGGGCTTATATTTGAGGGGAGGAAATAAGAACGTACAACTAGAAGATGCAAAACGTTTGAGATGCAGAAAAATTTCTGTACAACTTAAATGTGATGTAAGAACAATCATAAAATATAAAGAATACAATATCATATGAGTTAACAACATTATTTCACAAATAATGGCATTCCTCAAGAAATTCTAAATTATCAGAGATATAACTGCATGTGAACTTTCTACCAAATTGAAAATACCTAATATCAAAATGTAAGATTCTCACCATGCATTGGTCCAGAATATTAGACAGAGACCCACCCTCAGTTATCTTTGGGAGCATAACTTTAAGAGTTTTAAGGTGTGCGGTAATCTGATTCATAGCCCAACTAAAAAGAAGCCCACCATCATAATTTTCCTCACTTCCAGATGTGTCATCAGCAAATATTGCTCGATATTGGTTAACAACATCAAAAAGATGCGAATGGCAATTTATCATCCCTTTCAAGTACTCATAAGCATTTCGCTGGTCCAGATCCTCCAGAATACCAGTAAGCCATGCCTCTCGACATTTCAAAAACTGAAATGCAAATTACTCCTGTCAAATACAGCAGACTGAATCTACCAAAGAAACCACACAAACAGCTTAAATGTCTTTATAGCAAGCACAATACAAGTTAGAAATCCTCTATCTACATTTTTACCATCCCAGAAAAAAAAATTGCAGACAAAAAGCGTTTGTAAGTTTACCTGCAAACGCATTTCATACTCACTAAATACTCCTATTCAACGTAAATAGCCAATAATCCGCAGACATTCAGGCAACTGCAGTGTATAGCCACAAAAACTACCACGCATAAAAACCAGTTCACACATATAAATCAATCAACTTGCCTTTGACTTTCTAAGCTTAACATGATTATCATAAAACCTGGATGTTAGATTGAAGTTTCTGAAGAAGCTAAGACAAAAGAGATTGGGTGGTGTGCCTAACTTCTGCAGCTAGTGCCGGAATAACAGGTAACCTTTGAGGGGGAAAACAGTGCAAATAAGATTGCTATCACAAAGTCAACACCaatatcagttgaagggtgctaGCACAGGCATCACTTACTTGGGGTGCATTGTTGAGAGTTTGCAAACAAATGCTTCCAAGTCTAGAGCTTCATCATAATTTCCATTCCTCACACATCTGCAAAAGACTAGGAATCAATGAAGCTTTAAGTATTTATTCTATGAAATAAATGTCTGCGGCTAGAAAGTCAGCATCAACTTTTCTTTCAATGGTCACCAATATAAGGAAAACTCAACTTAACTATGCGTCAGTATCAATTCCCAAACTAGTTGAGGTTGCTTAAATGGATCCTTTTCCACTATTTAGCTCCATTTAGTGAGTGGTTGAGTTATAAATGTTTTATTTTGAATGATTAGTGATAATTCTTCGATGAGaatgtcattttttttttccaacctTTCAAGTATAAGGGAGCCTTCGCAGGAAAAATATCCATAAGAAAGCCAGCAAACAGCCTAAAAATCCTTAAAAATGCAAATAGTTTCCTGCCTCATGAATGTAGCAAGCTTCAAAGTCAGCTCAGAACAAAGGAGGAACAATCACATCCTCGAAACACTTCCACATATAGTTTCAGTCTTCCAAGAAGCTGCATAGAATatttccttcacatgtcattctaAAAGTTAGTTGCATTGTTTATGTAGTAATCTGTCTGGGTCAAGTGGAACAATCGTTCAGATTCTTGACTTCATTTATATGCTTAGATTATCACCTACAGTTTAGAatgaaatagttcttcaaatgttTCTGGTCAAGAACTGTATGAAGGGTTTTAACAATCAAGTCTACATCACATGCTCAAGAAACAACTCTTCAGTCCTCCaaaattttgttcattgattaaaCTTTATAACAAATGACCTTAAGAATTTCGTAAGGCACATACGTGTCCATAAGTTGAGGAATTTCAAGCAAATCCAGCAATGCACTATGGTTTGCTAACAATGTTTGGTTCATCTTCCTCTCCTCTAAAATCAGATTCGATGAATTCTGTGCAACCAGATGTCAGCTTTGGGATCTCATTTATCTGTGAATGGGAAAAAGATTACACAACAGCACACAGAGATTTCACAATATCCTTGAAAGCTTGTAATGAAATATCAAGAAGGTCAGTGAGATCAAATTCACTGCATTCTTCTGCTGTTTGAAATTTGAATAAAAAGTATCTAAACCTTCTAATAATAAACAAGCCCAACAAAGAAGAATAAACTACCCCATTAGAATGAATTCAAAATCATAGTCAGGTAATTAGAAACTCCAGGTGCATTTTGATTGCACTTGGAATCAAACGAAAATggaattcatttcattttaaaatgAATTGCCATAATGCCCGTGTTTGTTGtcttatatattataaataaaattcattttaaaatcaTATATTATGTAACCCAAAATCAAATCGTTtaaagtggaaaaagcgaatccatatagtcgaccccaaattttttggataaaggcttagttgagtttagTTGAGTTTATATTATGTATATGTAGTTTGGAAATGATTTGCAAATTCTACTAATTTTGATCAATTTGGCTGAAGTATCACTAAGTTCATGGAATCAAAGATATAGAATTCCAAATGAATTTTATGGGATCCCAAACATGCCAAGTGTGTATTTGTGAATTCTAATTCTTCTATTCCAAACAGCTAAACATAATCAGATTTACCCTCATGAATATCACTTTTTATCATTTATTGCCTCATGTCAAGATGCTTCCACTCTTTTTTTATGTAATGTTCTGCCATATGGCAGCCTTCCCGCCCTTCTATGCACATAAAGAATCAGAGACAACTACTAGTTACGGCTCACATAGAGTTCAAAGCAAATAAAATGTGAATACTTCTCCTAAAACTTGCCTTCATTCCATAATATCAGATCCCAATACAGAGTTTTTTCTTCTAACTGAACTCTTAAATGTCTCTCTCCTCAAATTTCAATGCAAATAAGTAAAATTTACCATACAAAATATAGTGAATAGCTTATCAGTACCAGGGATTCAAGATGTTTATCAATAGAAGTCACTTCCTCTCTAATTGCAAGTAACGCATCCGCAGCGGCAATGAACGCACGGTAATTGCCCACCGCTACTTCCTGCATTTGCCTTTGAATCCTCTCCGCATCAACTCGCAGTAACTCAGGTTCCTTCCAATAAACAAAGCAACAAAAACATAAACATTAAAAGAAAAGTTATTAAACCTTGCAAATTaccataaattgagctataaaATGACAAAGTGAGAGTTTGCATTGATCACTTCCTAACTTCCCAAAGGAATCAAATAAACAAGCTCAAGTAACCATACTTTATGGAGACGATCGAGAGTGAAGGAGAGAAGCTCAGAGACGTAGGGCTGCTGAGAGACGCAGGCGAGAGGGAGAAGGCTCGCCACCGTAGATGCGTCATCAGCATTTTCGacctccattttcttcaaatTGAACAGCGAATTGGTTATGGAGAGATGTAAAGATCTGGTCTTGCTGAATTGCTATAGCACAGAGATTGAATTGAACTTGACCAACGTTGAGCAAATTTTGGTTTATGTGTCCATTGTTCAGATCTAGAATGGCGCTCGTCGCGCAGGTGTGTAAACCGTTACCGTACCGGTGAGCGGCACTTTGTTTCTGCCACGTCACTGTGGAGTGGGGCATCGCTCTGGGTcccatgatttaaaaaaaattgcgctgatattttttttttaaataaaaaaaaaaaaaaaaaaaaaaaaaaaaaacatgtgctccactcatttttcacattttaatgTACAAAGGGGTACCGTTAGCAAATCATAGCCGTTTGGAACTCTTGCGCGTTGTTGTCggaattattattgaaaaaaattatttttttaatatattatttaaaatgtattaaaaaataatttaaaattaaatttaataaattttaataattaaaatattaaaataataaaataattttttaaattatttttttaataaaatttaaaataatatttttatttaaaaaaataattttaaacctTTAGACATAATGTGAAACAGACACTCGATCAGCCACCTTCTAAAGCCATTGGCgtagattaaaaaatattttttaataaatttatttaatttataaaatttaaaaataaaaaaaaaattatattctccGTCACCCTCTCTGCTCTTAAACACAAGTAACCTTGAACAGAGCAAAAAGCTTAGTATTTCCCAGCTCTCTCTTTCTCTGTCATGGTGATATCTTTGCCATTTTTGTTTTTAAGCTCTAAATCTTCTTA belongs to Hevea brasiliensis isolate MT/VB/25A 57/8 chromosome 4, ASM3005281v1, whole genome shotgun sequence and includes:
- the LOC110643962 gene encoding LOW QUALITY PROTEIN: conserved oligomeric Golgi complex subunit 8 (The sequence of the model RefSeq protein was modified relative to this genomic sequence to represent the inferred CDS: inserted 2 bases in 1 codon; substituted 4 bases at 4 genomic stop codons) → MEVENADDASTVASLLPLACVSQQPYVSELLSFTLDRLHKEPELLRVDAERIQRQMQEVAVGNYRAFIAAADALLAIREEVTSIDKHLESLINEIPKLTSGCTEFIESXILEERKMNQTLLANHSALLDLLEIPQLMDTCVRNGNYDEALDLEAFVCKLSTMHPKLPVIPALAAEVRHTTQSLLSXLLQKLQSNIQLPECLRIIGYLRXIGVFSEYEMRLQFLKCREAWLTGILEDLDQRNAYEYLKGMINCHSHLFDVVNQYRAIFADDTSGSEENYDGGLLFSWAMNQITAHLKTLKVMLPKITEGGSLSNILDQCMYCAMGLCWVGLDFRGLLPSLFXEAVLNLFSKNMSTAVENFQLVLDSHRWVPLPAIGFPTNSLGEENQEDVTPPSYLMEHPPLAVFVNGVSAAMNELRPCAPLSLKFVLAXELIKGLKAVSDSLLRYNATRMLRENESGLFSSLCRSFIEVAYPHCATCFDRCYPGGTALIMDAKNLYNGIDRLLATSPSRELPRPVNNPEEKVMINNGDMPVVENGVSPNVEQTQSIIADEKEQKSPTLQTDEKQTDA